The following coding sequences lie in one Silvanigrella aquatica genomic window:
- a CDS encoding ATP-binding protein has protein sequence MSANRSFDDIFISLQNLAELREQEESENSEKETSLPCLCGKNEYSHSHEENTTDNQDSDDIEENEPSEPIYISNTSRGSYFAVCPACNPRLNCALCEGSGHRVLSKVHIFETEDGETEHVTEEISPNTCSCTHTERLVHLLNKAEIPSKYMGADISSFKDDHLNEMQSNKLNENIQKIHKFCTQVALNILDEQSKEQKYFVTLFGPVGSGKTLLAVAALKMVIINYGLSGRFIDFQFLLNQIKAEYEQKRSGESLLKQLREIDILVIDELGKGRNENEWQLEKLDDLINYRYNAKKITVITTNYLPKSYKYDDKDIPRTLNKEVNDFWREGKTNASQGNIPVHESFWTQTLLERIGARMYERIYEVSEFIDFIGLPSYRRYLGKGFLDLYSSKK, from the coding sequence ATGAGTGCGAATCGTTCTTTTGACGACATATTTATCTCTTTGCAAAATTTAGCTGAATTAAGAGAACAGGAAGAATCAGAAAACTCTGAAAAAGAAACTTCACTGCCCTGCTTATGTGGTAAAAATGAATATTCCCATTCTCACGAAGAGAACACCACAGATAACCAGGACTCTGACGATATTGAAGAAAATGAACCCTCTGAGCCTATTTATATTTCTAATACATCACGAGGCTCCTATTTTGCTGTGTGCCCTGCCTGCAATCCCCGCTTAAATTGCGCGCTATGCGAAGGATCGGGGCATCGTGTTTTATCAAAAGTGCATATTTTTGAAACAGAAGATGGCGAAACAGAACATGTTACTGAAGAGATTAGCCCTAACACTTGTTCTTGCACACACACCGAAAGATTAGTGCATTTACTAAACAAAGCCGAAATTCCCAGTAAATATATGGGAGCCGATATTTCTTCATTTAAAGACGATCATTTAAACGAAATGCAATCAAATAAATTAAATGAAAATATTCAAAAAATTCATAAATTTTGTACTCAAGTTGCTTTAAATATATTAGATGAGCAGAGCAAGGAGCAAAAATATTTTGTCACTTTATTTGGCCCTGTGGGTTCTGGAAAGACATTACTTGCCGTTGCGGCATTAAAAATGGTTATTATCAATTATGGATTATCGGGACGATTTATTGATTTTCAATTTTTACTCAATCAAATTAAAGCTGAATATGAGCAAAAAAGATCTGGTGAAAGTTTATTAAAACAACTTCGTGAAATCGATATCCTCGTTATCGATGAACTCGGTAAAGGTCGTAATGAAAACGAATGGCAATTGGAAAAGTTAGATGATCTCATAAATTATCGTTACAATGCAAAAAAAATTACTGTCATCACAACAAATTATTTACCAAAAAGTTATAAATATGACGATAAAGATATTCCTCGTACGTTAAATAAAGAAGTCAACGATTTTTGGCGAGAAGGAAAAACCAATGCCAGCCAAGGTAATATTCCCGTTCACGAATCCTTTTGGACGCAAACATTACTCGAACGCATTGGTGCTAGAATGTATGAAAGAATTTATGAAGTCTCAGAATTTATCGACTTTATAGGTTTACCTAGCTATAGACGATATTTGGGCAAAGGCTTTTTAGATTTATATTCATCAAAAAAATAA
- a CDS encoding SPFH domain-containing protein: MFLQILVGFYIGLSIYIIFLFKKIFFQVSEGHLAVLTSFGKVVFKNETEKSLKTFQSGLHMKWPWQKVHFISIMEQMIDLSGDDGCTMAMASDGTLLRIDSKLRFTPLKNELYSFLFSMERSFEHIKGLFICLLHQEIGSFDKKNPINNTTKLNTEVSSFASIRSKRGLLNIQIQDFCKNKIPNSYGIEFNGVDITDILPPNELANALNAVINSQSEAQRLYALTEAECEQRLLAAKKGIAIAKAKAKAIEEDIQKISEVLSELQRNNTLNLYIERRSMEVYSDAKISYIKRTL, translated from the coding sequence ATGTTTTTACAGATTTTAGTAGGATTTTATATTGGTTTATCAATTTATATTATATTTTTATTTAAAAAAATATTCTTTCAAGTTAGTGAAGGACATTTAGCAGTTTTAACTAGTTTTGGAAAAGTGGTTTTTAAAAATGAAACAGAAAAAAGTTTAAAAACATTTCAGTCTGGGCTTCATATGAAATGGCCGTGGCAAAAAGTACATTTTATCTCAATCATGGAACAAATGATAGATCTTTCAGGAGATGATGGCTGTACAATGGCAATGGCGTCAGATGGGACTCTTCTTAGAATTGATTCAAAATTAAGATTTACTCCGCTCAAAAATGAACTGTATTCTTTTTTGTTTTCAATGGAAAGATCTTTTGAACACATCAAAGGTTTGTTTATCTGCTTATTACATCAAGAAATTGGTTCATTTGATAAAAAAAACCCAATAAATAATACTACAAAATTAAATACAGAAGTAAGTTCTTTTGCTTCTATAAGAAGCAAAAGAGGGTTATTAAATATACAAATTCAAGATTTTTGTAAAAATAAAATCCCAAATAGTTATGGAATTGAATTTAATGGAGTTGATATTACAGATATTCTCCCTCCAAATGAATTGGCCAATGCCTTAAATGCTGTAATTAATTCTCAAAGTGAAGCACAAAGATTATATGCTTTAACTGAAGCAGAATGCGAACAAAGATTATTGGCGGCAAAAAAAGGTATAGCAATTGCAAAAGCTAAAGCAAAGGCTATCGAAGAAGATATACAGAAAATTAGTGAAGTTTTAAGTGAACTTCAAAGAAATAATACTTTAAATTTGTATATTGAAAGAAGAAGTATGGAAGTTTATTCTGATGCAAAAATTTCATATATTAAGAGGACATTATGA
- a CDS encoding NifU family protein: MIAKIKEIIEQQIRPALQSDGGDIELVDVEDGIVKVRLVGACSHCPSSAMTLYQGVEKMLMDQMPEVKGIEQVW; encoded by the coding sequence ATGATTGCAAAGATTAAAGAAATTATTGAACAACAAATTAGACCTGCCCTTCAATCGGATGGTGGAGATATAGAACTTGTTGATGTTGAAGACGGCATTGTCAAAGTAAGACTTGTAGGTGCTTGTTCCCATTGTCCTTCTAGTGCAATGACCTTATATCAAGGAGTTGAAAAAATGCTTATGGATCAAATGCCTGAAGTAAAAGGCATTGAGCAAGTTTGGTAA
- a CDS encoding AzlD domain-containing protein, with product MDRYQTYVVSAIIIMSIVTYTTRIVPFIFLRNIKNKLIKKTGQHLPVCLMGILTIHSIYSLKEIDSNFLINGWASCAVSIFIYCCIRSILTSMILGTGIYYILLNYS from the coding sequence TTGGATAGATATCAGACATATGTTGTTTCAGCTATTATAATCATGAGTATTGTGACATATACAACAAGAATTGTGCCTTTTATTTTTCTAAGAAATATCAAAAATAAACTCATAAAAAAAACAGGGCAACATCTACCTGTTTGTCTCATGGGGATATTGACGATACATTCCATATATTCTTTAAAAGAGATTGACTCAAATTTTTTAATAAATGGTTGGGCATCTTGCGCTGTATCGATATTTATTTATTGCTGCATCCGTTCCATATTGACAAGCATGATTCTCGGAACAGGAATTTATTATATTCTGCTTAACTATTCTTAA
- a CDS encoding AzlC family ABC transporter permease, with translation MIIEALKDTKPTAFGYLLLGAAFGVLFQSLNLHWIFGILMSTLVYAGFAQFIAIPILAAQGSLFSIAIATFLVNLRHIFYGIAFLDKFKYNKFLKSYLIFGLTDESFSIINAKKPISARKYEATIIILCHIYWIIGTFIGIFMHKELLGVNINFLFFSLVALFAILTVDTFKLNKDIFSLAAGISSYIFFKVIGVKEVLFFSMLLSFFIIYFKIYLSDHDEEKNIIG, from the coding sequence ATGATAATTGAAGCTTTAAAAGATACTAAACCAACAGCATTTGGATATCTACTATTAGGAGCTGCATTTGGAGTACTATTTCAAAGCTTAAATTTACATTGGATTTTTGGAATTTTAATGAGCACTCTCGTGTATGCAGGGTTTGCTCAATTCATTGCAATTCCTATTTTGGCAGCACAAGGCTCTTTGTTTAGTATTGCTATTGCTACTTTTCTTGTTAATTTAAGACATATTTTTTATGGAATCGCATTTTTAGATAAATTTAAATATAATAAATTTTTAAAAAGCTATTTAATATTTGGCCTAACAGATGAATCCTTCTCTATCATAAATGCTAAAAAACCAATTTCTGCTAGAAAATATGAAGCAACGATAATAATCTTATGCCATATTTACTGGATTATTGGAACATTTATTGGGATATTTATGCACAAAGAGTTATTGGGTGTTAATATAAATTTTTTATTTTTTTCTCTTGTTGCACTTTTTGCTATTTTGACAGTTGATACTTTTAAATTAAATAAGGATATTTTTTCTTTAGCTGCAGGAATTTCCTCTTATATTTTTTTTAAAGTCATTGGTGTTAAAGAAGTTTTATTTTTTAGTATGCTTCTCAGCTTCTTTATTATTTATTTTAAAATATATTTAAGCGATCATGATGAGGAGAAAAATATCATTGGATAG
- a CDS encoding HU family DNA-binding protein, translated as MAKPETVSTSQMIANVAAKFDQLPKKITKEVIADFLNTVESEVASGKKLRIDKIGILQVKERAPRMGRNPQTGEEIKIPASKKIAFRAAKSLKEQVTGSRSASKSKKVAAAVSKKKK; from the coding sequence ATGGCTAAGCCAGAAACTGTTTCTACTAGTCAAATGATTGCGAATGTTGCGGCGAAATTTGATCAACTTCCTAAAAAAATAACAAAAGAAGTGATCGCGGATTTTTTAAATACTGTTGAAAGCGAAGTTGCTTCAGGCAAAAAGCTTCGCATAGACAAAATCGGAATTCTTCAAGTTAAAGAACGCGCACCACGCATGGGGCGCAATCCACAAACAGGGGAAGAAATTAAAATTCCCGCATCTAAAAAAATTGCTTTCCGTGCAGCAAAATCATTGAAAGAACAAGTCACAGGTTCACGTTCTGCTTCTAAATCTAAAAAAGTAGCGGCAGCTGTTTCCAAGAAGAAAAAGTAA
- the eno gene encoding phosphopyruvate hydratase — translation MSLIDAIRARQILDSRGNPTVEVEVLTAEGYIGRAAVPSGASTGEHEACELRDGEKSIYHGKSVLKAVENIEEHIAPLLEGVIDVSEQSAIDDLLIEADGTENKSKFGANAILAVSMACAKAAAEEAGLQLFRYLGGTFAKTLPVPLMNVINGGAHADNNLDFQEFMLVPHGFSNFSDALRAGVEVFHTLKKVLHDKKLTTTVGDEGGFAPNLQNNEEALQLLTSAIEKSGYKLGTQISFALDVAASSFFKDGKYHLDGEGVKKSSIEMVDMYEKLCNKYPIVSIEDGLDENDWEGWKVLTERLGNKIQLVGDDLFVTNPKLLAKGIQRNIGNSILIKLNQIGTVTETLKAIELAKINGYTTIISHRSGETEDTFIADLAVATNAGQIKTGSASRTDRVAKYNQLIRIEEELGSTASFSWRMGRRS, via the coding sequence ATGTCACTTATCGATGCCATCCGCGCCCGTCAAATCCTCGATTCCAGAGGAAATCCAACTGTAGAAGTAGAAGTTTTAACAGCAGAAGGCTACATTGGCCGCGCTGCCGTTCCATCGGGAGCAAGCACAGGTGAACATGAAGCATGCGAATTACGTGATGGAGAAAAATCAATTTATCATGGCAAAAGCGTACTCAAAGCAGTCGAAAATATAGAAGAACATATTGCTCCCTTATTAGAAGGTGTGATTGATGTTTCTGAGCAATCTGCCATTGATGATCTCCTTATTGAAGCAGATGGAACAGAAAATAAATCTAAATTTGGCGCCAATGCCATTCTCGCCGTATCGATGGCTTGTGCCAAAGCGGCTGCAGAAGAAGCGGGACTACAACTCTTTAGATATTTAGGTGGCACCTTCGCTAAAACTCTTCCGGTCCCCCTTATGAACGTTATTAATGGCGGAGCTCACGCTGACAACAATCTTGATTTCCAAGAGTTTATGCTAGTACCCCATGGGTTTTCAAATTTTTCAGATGCCCTCCGCGCCGGAGTAGAAGTATTTCATACACTTAAAAAAGTTCTCCATGATAAAAAATTAACCACAACTGTAGGAGATGAGGGTGGTTTTGCGCCCAACTTACAAAACAATGAAGAAGCTCTTCAACTTTTAACCTCTGCTATTGAAAAATCAGGTTATAAACTTGGCACTCAAATCAGTTTTGCTCTCGATGTTGCCGCGAGTTCATTTTTTAAAGATGGAAAATATCATTTAGATGGCGAAGGCGTAAAAAAATCATCCATAGAAATGGTTGATATGTATGAAAAACTTTGCAATAAATATCCTATTGTAAGCATTGAAGATGGACTTGATGAAAATGATTGGGAAGGTTGGAAAGTTTTAACAGAACGCCTGGGAAATAAAATCCAATTGGTAGGTGACGATCTTTTTGTTACAAACCCTAAATTACTTGCAAAAGGCATTCAAAGAAATATTGGCAATTCCATTTTAATAAAACTAAATCAAATTGGTACCGTAACAGAAACATTAAAAGCTATAGAACTTGCTAAAATCAATGGATACACGACAATCATTTCACACCGCAGCGGAGAAACCGAAGACACCTTTATTGCTGATCTTGCCGTAGCAACAAATGCGGGTCAGATTAAAACAGGCAGCGCTTCCCGTACCGATCGTGTTGCAAAATACAACCAACTCATTCGCATTGAAGAAGAACTTGGCAGTACGGCAAGCTTTTCTTGGAGAATGGGACGACGTAGTTAA
- a CDS encoding SulP family inorganic anion transporter: MKKIIELKKYNQTSITKNLNKKKNYQGNFKENFLELKENWLEVLKGKSILQDTLSAITVASVALPLNIALAVACGLPASSGLIAGAIGGGLAAIFGGSSLQVTGPAAALNVMVLAITKDYGAIGVCFACIIIGIIQLVLSYLSAGRFIKYVPEAVLAGFTTGVGIKLLDSQIPELFGFDYTVMQLLNMMSHPIWLTEVSWIAVVCGLFVALFVTSCRQFKQFPASFVGIVIITALAIHLNWNVERVGVISAILPSPSFPLINSEKFMSLIIATIPLAFLASIETLLSAQAVDRISNSKKEHNSNLELFGQGLGNFGSGLVGGMPVSGVIVRSTVNVQSGAKTRLSSLLHSVLIIASIIYFSEIMSSIPLAALAGLLCVVGIRLIEVKVFFHLIKTSKLESFAFLSAAIGTVVGYLLSGIFIGCFLFFLEKWLNKPLELNKKKESLRINRRAIINSSIRENLSKKPTHFELDSEKISWLSQIRDKASIAASSFVHQKASIIGKVILGEHVHIAAESSIRADEGTPFYIGSNSNIQDGVVIHALKEKWISVSGEDWAVYIGENVSVAHQALVHGPCYIGNNSFIGFQAIVHDSVVGSHCYIGIGAIVVSVEIPDGRYVPHGMVVDSIDKVDLLPLVTDSHKHFNEDVVDVNKGLVVAYKKFSGQSLNSTNINMNTLKKLITANDKF, from the coding sequence ATGAAAAAAATAATTGAATTAAAAAAATATAATCAAACTTCAATTACAAAAAATTTAAATAAAAAGAAAAATTATCAAGGAAATTTTAAAGAAAATTTTTTAGAATTAAAAGAAAATTGGCTTGAAGTATTAAAGGGAAAAAGTATTTTACAAGATACTTTATCAGCTATAACTGTTGCCTCTGTTGCACTGCCTTTGAATATTGCATTAGCTGTAGCCTGTGGATTACCTGCAAGTTCAGGTTTAATAGCGGGTGCAATTGGGGGTGGACTTGCTGCAATTTTTGGAGGTTCTTCGTTACAAGTTACAGGGCCAGCAGCAGCGTTAAATGTTATGGTATTAGCAATTACCAAGGACTATGGAGCAATTGGTGTATGCTTTGCATGTATTATTATTGGTATTATTCAATTGGTACTTTCATATTTATCTGCCGGCAGATTTATAAAATATGTTCCAGAAGCAGTTTTAGCGGGCTTTACAACTGGTGTTGGTATTAAATTATTAGATAGTCAAATACCTGAGTTATTTGGTTTCGATTATACAGTTATGCAGTTACTGAATATGATGAGTCATCCCATATGGCTCACTGAAGTTTCTTGGATTGCTGTAGTCTGCGGTCTTTTTGTCGCTTTATTCGTAACTTCTTGTAGGCAATTTAAACAATTCCCTGCTTCTTTTGTTGGAATTGTCATTATTACAGCTCTTGCTATTCATTTAAATTGGAATGTAGAGCGTGTTGGAGTTATCTCCGCAATTCTTCCTTCACCTAGTTTTCCATTAATAAATTCTGAAAAATTTATGAGTTTAATAATTGCAACTATTCCATTGGCATTTTTAGCTTCAATTGAAACTTTATTATCTGCACAAGCTGTAGATAGAATTTCAAATTCAAAAAAAGAACATAATTCTAATTTAGAATTATTTGGTCAAGGATTAGGAAATTTTGGATCGGGATTAGTAGGTGGAATGCCAGTATCTGGTGTCATCGTGAGATCAACTGTCAATGTACAAAGTGGAGCCAAAACACGATTATCATCATTATTACATTCAGTATTAATAATTGCGTCTATTATTTATTTTAGCGAAATTATGTCTTCAATTCCACTTGCTGCATTAGCTGGTTTATTGTGTGTGGTTGGAATTAGATTAATAGAAGTTAAAGTTTTTTTCCATTTAATTAAGACAAGTAAACTCGAATCTTTTGCTTTTTTATCGGCAGCAATAGGTACTGTTGTAGGATATTTATTATCAGGAATATTTATTGGATGTTTCTTATTTTTTCTTGAAAAATGGCTTAATAAGCCTTTAGAATTAAATAAAAAAAAGGAGTCACTTAGAATAAATAGAAGAGCTATTATAAATAGTAGCATAAGGGAAAATCTTTCAAAAAAGCCAACACACTTTGAACTAGATTCTGAAAAAATAAGTTGGCTGAGTCAAATTCGAGATAAAGCTTCAATAGCAGCATCTTCATTTGTACATCAGAAAGCTTCTATTATTGGAAAAGTTATTTTAGGAGAACATGTACATATAGCAGCAGAAAGCTCGATAAGAGCGGACGAAGGAACGCCATTTTACATAGGTTCAAATTCAAATATTCAAGATGGAGTCGTGATTCATGCTTTAAAGGAAAAATGGATTTCTGTAAGTGGAGAAGACTGGGCAGTATATATTGGTGAAAATGTTTCTGTCGCTCATCAAGCATTGGTTCATGGACCTTGCTACATAGGAAATAATTCATTTATTGGTTTTCAAGCAATTGTTCATGATTCTGTGGTTGGATCTCATTGTTATATTGGAATTGGTGCTATTGTAGTTAGTGTTGAAATTCCTGATGGACGCTATGTTCCACATGGAATGGTTGTCGACAGTATTGATAAAGTAGATTTGTTACCATTAGTAACAGATTCTCATAAGCACTTTAATGAAGATGTTGTTGATGTAAATAAAGGATTAGTAGTTGCATATAAAAAATTTAGTGGTCAATCCCTAAACTCAACAAATATAAATATGAATACTTTGAAAAAATTAATAACAGCAAATGATAAATTTTAA
- a CDS encoding SPFH domain-containing protein, which translates to MSSDVLNYVLGIIFGATLIPILFLFFKLFVIEVQNETNILVCRFGKLQKLISKPGIYFWYDKIMPWSQIISVSLKKDFRCFEEIHVNDSRGTTLIIDLWVEFRIEDPIKAVFHVENLERFLQSILSSSATSVLGTYEFQYILANRSELNEVLKKDIAKELKRWGIFIEFIFINRLSLLPDVSRQLFDTVAAKLEKTKAGIEEAGRLEAQLLEAETSSKVSSLLAEAKGQYSLSVSMAYQELASNPELFNSYRKLYELSLIKPHRTIVFQGFGADELSSVEAAMTMLPGIDDTNLNNVIKNTETHNHNLNHS; encoded by the coding sequence ATGAGTTCAGACGTCTTAAATTATGTTTTAGGAATAATTTTTGGGGCTACTTTAATTCCAATTTTATTTTTATTTTTTAAATTATTTGTGATCGAAGTTCAAAATGAAACAAATATATTAGTTTGTCGTTTTGGAAAATTACAAAAACTTATTTCAAAACCAGGGATATATTTTTGGTATGATAAAATAATGCCTTGGAGCCAAATTATTTCTGTTTCATTGAAAAAAGATTTTAGATGTTTTGAGGAAATTCATGTTAATGACTCCAGGGGAACAACATTAATTATAGATTTATGGGTTGAATTTCGAATTGAAGATCCAATTAAGGCTGTTTTTCATGTAGAAAATTTGGAAAGATTTTTACAAAGTATACTTTCTAGTTCAGCGACATCTGTTTTAGGTACATATGAATTTCAGTATATACTTGCAAATCGTAGTGAATTGAATGAGGTATTAAAAAAAGATATTGCGAAAGAATTAAAACGATGGGGAATATTTATAGAATTTATTTTTATAAATCGTTTGAGTTTATTGCCAGATGTTTCTAGACAATTATTTGATACGGTAGCAGCTAAGCTAGAAAAAACCAAAGCTGGTATTGAGGAAGCGGGCCGTCTTGAAGCTCAACTATTGGAGGCTGAAACATCATCTAAAGTCTCATCCTTGCTCGCAGAAGCAAAGGGACAATATAGCTTAAGCGTCAGTATGGCATATCAGGAACTTGCTTCGAATCCAGAACTTTTTAACTCTTATAGAAAACTCTATGAACTTTCATTAATCAAACCGCATAGAACAATTGTATTTCAAGGATTTGGCGCCGATGAATTATCTTCTGTAGAAGCAGCAATGACAATGTTACCAGGGATAGATGATACTAATTTAAATAATGTTATTAAAAATACAGAGACTCACAATCACAACTTAAATCATTCATAG
- a CDS encoding Mrp/NBP35 family ATP-binding protein produces the protein MEKTNKITKEAIQKLESLLTDIVLNSLGTVSWSERVHAVEEDSGNFKIRFYSDGLNLSAKTGIEEFIRLHLTSQNISNFSVYFERKEKPAPSPSADKTNPQQQPQETHSHQAAPPKSADMRPPSGKRPITGVDRIIAVASGKGGVGKSTVSVNLALALHNQGYKVGILDADIYGPSVPTMLNVHQDPLVNENNKIIPPEAYGLKVMSFGFFAPEETAVIWRGPMIMKALQQFFWDVEWGKLDFLIIDLPPGTGDAQLTLVQSIPITGSVIVTTPQNVALLDAVKGIAMFRKTEVPILGVVENMSTFTCPSCGTETHIFGTGGADRVSEKFEVPLLGHIPLIPEIRESGDAGEPLTSKHNHNVRIRFAEIAEKVVKNAISLSK, from the coding sequence ATGGAAAAAACAAATAAAATCACAAAAGAGGCTATTCAAAAGCTTGAATCCTTACTGACAGATATTGTTTTAAATTCACTAGGTACCGTCTCCTGGTCAGAGAGGGTTCATGCCGTTGAGGAAGATTCTGGGAACTTCAAAATTCGCTTTTATTCCGATGGGTTAAACTTATCCGCTAAAACGGGTATTGAAGAATTCATTCGCTTACATTTAACATCTCAGAATATTTCGAATTTTTCAGTTTATTTTGAAAGAAAAGAAAAGCCCGCCCCTTCCCCCTCTGCGGATAAAACAAATCCACAACAGCAACCACAGGAAACTCATTCTCATCAAGCTGCCCCTCCTAAATCTGCTGATATGCGCCCCCCTTCAGGCAAACGCCCTATCACTGGTGTGGATAGAATTATTGCGGTAGCAAGCGGAAAAGGTGGCGTAGGCAAAAGTACTGTGAGTGTGAATTTAGCTCTAGCACTACATAACCAAGGTTATAAAGTGGGTATTCTCGACGCCGATATTTATGGACCTAGCGTGCCGACAATGCTGAATGTTCACCAAGATCCCCTCGTCAATGAAAATAATAAAATCATTCCTCCCGAAGCCTATGGCTTAAAAGTCATGTCATTTGGTTTTTTTGCACCCGAAGAAACCGCAGTAATATGGCGCGGCCCCATGATTATGAAAGCCTTGCAACAATTTTTTTGGGATGTGGAATGGGGAAAACTCGATTTTCTCATTATCGATTTACCTCCAGGAACAGGCGATGCCCAACTTACGCTTGTACAAAGCATTCCTATTACAGGCTCCGTCATTGTGACAACGCCGCAAAACGTAGCACTTCTCGACGCAGTTAAAGGAATTGCTATGTTCCGTAAAACAGAAGTGCCTATTTTGGGCGTTGTCGAAAACATGTCCACTTTTACATGTCCTTCTTGCGGAACGGAAACTCACATTTTTGGCACAGGTGGTGCCGATCGCGTGTCTGAAAAATTTGAAGTGCCCCTACTAGGACATATCCCACTTATTCCAGAAATTCGTGAATCGGGCGACGCCGGTGAACCTCTGACCTCAAAACACAATCATAACGTGCGCATCCGTTTTGCCGAAATTGCCGAAAAAGTAGTTAAAAACGCAATTTCTCTTTCAAAATAA
- a CDS encoding response regulator gives MKKILIADSSKASLVMTSEVFKDHYPGVQVLVARSSSEALELAKQNEGVDAFIIDYDLPDADGAQTAVRLKKLYTIPVLITAFDRPEVAKTIETLLKQYADCQSWLKKPVNPEVVIAVAQRFCDGKVRTEKRVSCHLPVFAEILLENESVEAYQQIVSAIKVKKSTSKESQTISKKEDKNSQIIKNKSIKKTANKSVPIYFCGVVEDCSLSGVKLKPSKNNKAGLTDWKHLLASMEFISSGSSVTLKLPSPTDIENGSIAEITKALFIINNQEKSPLLETSSKKKTAAKAGQKNAPVLSTLTSATKKKATEKDFEDRIQSLTGKVAWTSSESGEWCVGVEFENPNLSKRLFEAILSFQLKQQKSNTNQSMMKASRVS, from the coding sequence GTGAAAAAAATTTTAATTGCAGATTCAAGCAAAGCCAGTCTTGTTATGACCAGTGAAGTCTTTAAGGATCACTACCCAGGAGTTCAAGTTCTTGTCGCAAGAAGCTCTTCTGAGGCTTTAGAGCTTGCTAAGCAAAACGAAGGCGTAGATGCCTTTATTATTGATTATGACCTACCCGATGCCGATGGTGCGCAAACTGCTGTCAGATTAAAAAAATTATACACTATCCCTGTTTTGATTACTGCATTTGATAGACCTGAGGTTGCAAAGACAATTGAAACCTTATTAAAGCAGTATGCTGACTGTCAGAGCTGGTTAAAGAAACCCGTGAATCCCGAAGTGGTGATTGCGGTTGCTCAAAGATTTTGTGACGGCAAGGTACGAACAGAAAAGCGCGTGTCCTGTCATTTGCCTGTTTTTGCTGAAATCTTGCTTGAAAATGAAAGTGTGGAAGCTTATCAGCAGATTGTTTCTGCAATAAAAGTTAAAAAAAGTACTTCTAAGGAATCACAAACAATAAGTAAAAAAGAGGATAAAAACTCTCAAATAATAAAAAATAAGAGCATTAAAAAAACGGCAAATAAATCTGTGCCGATCTATTTTTGTGGTGTTGTGGAAGATTGTTCTCTAAGTGGTGTAAAATTAAAACCAAGTAAAAATAACAAAGCGGGATTGACAGATTGGAAGCATTTGTTGGCGAGTATGGAATTTATTTCTTCAGGGAGCTCTGTTACGTTGAAGTTACCTTCTCCCACCGATATTGAAAATGGAAGTATTGCAGAAATAACTAAAGCTCTTTTTATAATTAATAATCAAGAAAAAAGTCCTTTACTTGAAACAAGTTCTAAGAAAAAAACAGCAGCAAAAGCAGGACAAAAAAATGCTCCTGTTCTTTCTACATTAACCTCGGCAACTAAGAAAAAAGCAACAGAAAAAGATTTTGAAGATCGTATTCAGTCATTAACTGGTAAAGTTGCTTGGACAAGTTCTGAGTCAGGTGAATGGTGCGTTGGTGTTGAGTTTGAAAATCCTAATTTATCAAAAAGATTGTTTGAAGCCATACTTTCATTTCAGCTAAAGCAACAAAAAAGTAATACAAACCAATCTATGATGAAAGCATCAAGGGTTAGCTGA